In one Fundulus heteroclitus isolate FHET01 chromosome 3, MU-UCD_Fhet_4.1, whole genome shotgun sequence genomic region, the following are encoded:
- the dhdds gene encoding dehydrodolichyl diphosphate synthase complex subunit DHDDS, giving the protein MSWIREGELNLLEKISANILMAGPMPKHVAFIMDGNRRFARKKNMDRKDGHMQGFNKLAETLRWCKHLNIPEVTVYAFSIENFKRSKEEVDGLMELAKQKFEKLLDERENLEKHSVCIRVLGDLNMLPLDLQEVIAKAVIMTKNHNKCFLNVCFAYTSRYEITNAVREMAWGVEQGLIKASDVSEALLSECLYSSNSPNPDLLIRTSGEVRLSDFLLWQTSHSCLVFQSVLWPEYSFWNLCEAIIQYQLNHKSIQKARELHREEQALQQKEADCACVAEHLQHQGNGKPADAQRRQEALQRYTAAREARVQDFLQALKHKRDSFFTNLCSETVPT; this is encoded by the exons ATGTCGTGGATACGAGAAGGTGAATTAAATCTGCTTGAAAAGATTTCTGCCAATATCCTAATG GCAGGACCCATGCCTAAACATGTGGCCTTCATCATGGATGGCAATCGTCGATTTGCacggaaaaaaaacatggaccgGAAAGATGGCCACATGCAGGGATTCAACAAGCTGGCAGAG ACCCTACGTTGGTGCAAGCACCTCAACATCCCAGAAGTGACGGTGTACGCCTTCAGCATCGAGAACTTCAAGCGCTCTAAAGAGGAGGTGGACGGGCTGATGGAGCTGGCCAAACAGAAGTTTGAGAAGCTGCTGGACGAACG GGAAAATCTGGAAAAACACAGCGTTTGTATCCGAGTGCTGGGCGACTTGAATATGTTGCCGTTAGACCTTCAAGAAGTTATTGCCAAAGCTGTGATAATGACAAAGAACCACAACAA ATGTTTTCTCAACGTGTGCTTCGCCTATACGTCGAGATACGAAATCACCAACGCGGTCAGGGAAATGGCTTGGGGAGTGGAGCAGGGCCTGATCAAAGCAAG CGACGTTTCAGAGGCCTTACTAAGTGAGTGCCTGTACAGCAGTAACTCTCCCAATCCCGATTTGCTCATCCGCACCTCAGGAGAGGTGCGCCTCAGCGACTTCCTCCTGTGGCAG ACATCCCATTCCTGCCTAGTGTTTCAGTCGGTGCTCTGGCCAGAATACTCCTTCTGGAACCTGTGCGAAGCTATTATCCAGTATCAGCTAAACCATAAATCCATCCAG AAAGCCCGGGAGCTCCATCGAGAGGAACAGGCCCTCCAGCAGAAGGAAGCAGATTGTGCCTGTGTAGCAGAGCACCTGCAGCATCAGGGGAACGGAAAGCCGGCCGATGCCCAAAGAAGACAAGAAGCACTGCAGCGCTACACCGCTGCCCGGGAAGCACGAGTTCAGGACTTCCTGCAAGCACTGAAGCACAAGAGAGACTCTTTCTTTACTAACTTATGCAGTGAAACCGTCCCGACTTAG